The window tggagttggagttggagttgtgtttgaccatagttttttaaattgtagtttttggtgaaatgtaattgtaaaaaagtgaaaaaaatttgaaaaataagtttttcttatttttggtaTTCCgtaatacaacttcaagttgtattccgaatatttatggccaaacgcccaaaagtaaaaaaaagtggaaaaaaaaaatcgaaaaaaagtgaataatttttatggcaaACGGCTACTTAGACTTGACAGTACATTTAATACGTTGTGGTTATATTTCTTGTATATAAAGACCTCAAACTAGAACATAAAGTACACCcgcttttctttttctctttagcTCTCTTTATCCTCTTTACCAAAAACCTAAGGCAAGAACCATGAATGTTATGGTAGAAAGATCAAGAATCATCAAGCCTTTAAATGACACAACTTCTCATCTAGCAGCAACGCATATTCCCCTTTCGGTCTTTGATAAAGTCACTTTTGATGCTCATATCGCAGCAATCTATGCCTATCACCCACCCACCCCACCAACTTGCGTCATTGAATTAGGACTTCAGAAAACTTTAGCCATTTATCCGGAAATGGCAGGAAGACTAGGCAAAGATGAAAATGGTAATTTTGTCATTTTTCTCAATGATAAGGGTGTTAGATTTATTGAAGCTAAAGTGGAGAGTGCACTTGATCATTCAATACTCCTCAAGCCTTCGCCTGTTTTGCTTACCTTACACCCTACCTTTAAAGATGAGGATGATGTCATACAAATTCAAATCACTAGATTCACTTGTGGTTCCATGGTTATTGGATTTGGAATCCACGACCAAGTGGCGGATGGCCGTTCCGTCAGTAGCTTTTTGGTGGCATGGGGCCGAGTCACTCGAGAGGTCGGAGTCAATTCACTTCCTTTTCGTGATCGTACCGTTGACACCCCTAGAAGTCCTCCATTTATGGAGTATGAGCATGAGGATTCAGAGTTTATGTCGAAGCGAGTGAAAATAGAATATTTACTCGACGAAACTCTTCAAATCCAAAAGGATGTAGTTGTAGAAAATTTTCATTTCACTCAAGAATTTCTCACCAAGCTCAAGGCAATCGCTTCCTCCAAGAATGTCCAAGACAAGCCTTACAGCACTTTCCAAAGCCTTGTGGCCCATTTATGGAGGGTTATGACTCGAGCTCGCAACCTACATGGTTCAGAAACTACCCTTATAAGAATCGCGATCGATGGACATATGAGATTAATCCCTCGGGCATCGGACGAGCACTTTGGAGTCCTCTGGGCATTACCAACAGCAAAAGTGGAGGACCTTTTGTGCGAGTCTCTTCCACATGCAACAAAGCTCATTCACGATGCCATCATAAAAGTAAAAAAAGACTACTTTAGGTCAATTGTTGACTTTGCAGATGACGAGGCGATTGAGGGAGATCTCATCCCCACAACAAACACGAACAAGCCCATATTTTTACCTGATTTGGAAGTTGAGAGTTGGTTGAGTTTTCCAGCTCATAATCTAGATTTTGGGACAGGTGGCCCTTTCTCTTTCATGCCATCGTTTTACTCAGTTGAAGGCATGATATTGCTCGTGCCATCATCCACTAGAGAAGGAGGAATTGATGCTTTCATTCCTCTACTCAAAGACAACTTGCCAACATTCAGGAAATTTTGTTATGCTATAGATTTCATGCAGCCCCATTAATGATCTATTATTCATAGTTTGATGTGTTACATCTAAAATTTAGAACGAAAGTAATGTTCTCATGTTATTTTGGTCATGTTAACTTTAATTAAGTGGTATTTTTAAAGGGTGGGATTTCAACTTTAGCTTTTTATGTTGTGTCTGTCTTTCTTTCCTTACTATAAATATATCCATCTAACCCCTAATTATAGAAATATTAATAATTccagaaaaaataattttattaattttagtTTAAATAAAATGGATCAATTTTAATTATAGTACATTGATTAAATCACAAAGATGATATAATCAATTAGAGTTTTACAATATTAACAGTATCTTTTATTACCCATTTTTAAAAACAACTAGTTTTACACTTCAAATAAAAGAAACACAAATAAAAATTAACAAAACTAAAAAcataaagaaaacaaaacaacGAACTTATTGTTGGTTATATTCACTCATGTCTTCAaattttagaatttttttttgcaAAGGGAAGTATATATTCACATACAACTAACCTACAATCTGTGTGCCTACCAACAATGGTTGTGGTGTAGTGGCTGGTACTGACCCATCCTTAACCAAGGTCTTGAGTTCGAGCCTCGTTGGGTACGGAGTCACCATTGTTAGGGAGTgctcttgttatgtcccgtgttttcgtataattggaaatcgagaaataattacgacttgtgtgttataaggacataatttgattttagtgaatatgactatgttggttaaggaattattaatgttaagacctcggggaaggccgagaataaatttggaatttcgaaaattagtttcgggaattacaaaacgggacattttatgaattgggccaaggaaaaatgcaacacaaaattgaggcccaaagaatggaagtggccggccatgtacaaggcccaagcctcttccttagtgatcatgtgcatagcacatgatcaattatgtggatatatatcaacaacacttagaattttcaagatcaaaaatcaaaaattcaagaacaccccacaaaagggcttcggccgaaccaagaaagaggagagaaagaaattctccaagccttgtttgtgatccaaaaatcctaatttctacatagttgtgaagtactcaagaccatcttcaacggggtataattagtttggcacaaggacctcgtttacgacaagtcgggttttcaagaaaaggtaagaattttgcccctttaatgttatagaattgatatgaatgtgttaaggattgagaatagatgagaatcccgtaactttggtgtatatagaaagccgtgggtgtgtgtgtatattgtgtgttggccgtgagccatagggagaagaaagtgaggtgaattgatcttgtttagttggtataatgtgttgttgtgatccttgtgtcgtaaatgattgattgatgaattaaattggcgttggaaaatgatttcggatattatcggaaagtgtatacctttggtataattgtgtatatcattgtatatttagagtgctaaagactttaaatatgagttatagttgatattaatgaattcggaatgaaacgacgcaagttagaatgttcgtcgtgaattttcgttgttttgaagaattatggaaagtaatggattttgggcaattttgtgtatggcttggaatgtattttgaatgtgatggcataatcttgaatgagtgaatgaatacaataatatggaaatagatttggaattttgaagtttgaatggaagatttccaacttgtgtagtaaggtaggcttttgaagtttgaatatggttatattgttgaatgatgtttgggttgttgttgttgatgtattctgagccgagctaagcctcggggatgttagatttataaggggaaatgctgccgaaatttcggtaggcaaaaatgaagttaaaggcatttttaagcctaagaatctcaattggtaaccttgaccatttgcagatttcagacgaaacgggactggacttttgggagagcatacgacatctgtgaggtatgtaaagcttcccactccttcgtttggcatatcttagtatgataggcgaatatgagaacttccggagcatttctgctcctcgaaacccgatccacagaaaagttactattcattcaattcaattgaagcctaagggctctattttggctagaatgccatcacTCGTCcggaacctatcgaaatgtggtcgggtaacctagaaatgattatgtatgaccctttggcctataaatgttcggaaaatatgttcgccacctcaatttgactcgaggtgggcccgctagcccgaaacgccctaattgtcttattgggctatctttgtgaataaagtttgacatgctactttcgattttggaacttcctcctacgggatatgttttgaatattacgatgcgctaagttacgttttgagctatacgtactattttggaaacgttttgtgaaatgaaaccttatatc is drawn from Lycium barbarum isolate Lr01 chromosome 8, ASM1917538v2, whole genome shotgun sequence and contains these coding sequences:
- the LOC132605208 gene encoding agmatine hydroxycinnamoyltransferase 1-like; protein product: MNVMVERSRIIKPLNDTTSHLAATHIPLSVFDKVTFDAHIAAIYAYHPPTPPTCVIELGLQKTLAIYPEMAGRLGKDENGNFVIFLNDKGVRFIEAKVESALDHSILLKPSPVLLTLHPTFKDEDDVIQIQITRFTCGSMVIGFGIHDQVADGRSVSSFLVAWGRVTREVGVNSLPFRDRTVDTPRSPPFMEYEHEDSEFMSKRVKIEYLLDETLQIQKDVVVENFHFTQEFLTKLKAIASSKNVQDKPYSTFQSLVAHLWRVMTRARNLHGSETTLIRIAIDGHMRLIPRASDEHFGVLWALPTAKVEDLLCESLPHATKLIHDAIIKVKKDYFRSIVDFADDEAIEGDLIPTTNTNKPIFLPDLEVESWLSFPAHNLDFGTGGPFSFMPSFYSVEGMILLVPSSTREGGIDAFIPLLKDNLPTFRKFCYAIDFMQPH